In one Chryseobacterium camelliae genomic region, the following are encoded:
- a CDS encoding DUF6443 domain-containing protein, which translates to MKNRLSLFSLLFGVVISAQTTSLSTGENYIYTKNCLNEDCSKKTETVQYSDGLGRIKQTISIKASPAQKDIVIPSEYDNFGRQLRSYLPIPQSGTQNGAIYTNPKSNASQSYGTDQYFYSESVVESSPTGRPLSQTKPEPISRGIPLLLAMR; encoded by the coding sequence ATGAAAAACAGACTTTCACTATTCAGCCTTTTGTTTGGGGTTGTTATTTCTGCTCAGACAACCAGTCTCTCAACAGGTGAAAATTATATTTATACCAAAAACTGTCTGAATGAAGACTGCAGCAAAAAAACCGAAACAGTGCAATATTCTGACGGACTGGGAAGAATAAAGCAGACCATCAGCATCAAAGCAAGCCCTGCACAGAAAGATATTGTAATTCCTTCCGAATATGATAATTTTGGAAGACAATTAAGATCCTATCTTCCGATTCCCCAGTCGGGAACCCAAAACGGAGCGATCTATACCAACCCGAAATCCAATGCATCACAAAGCTATGGTACAGATCAGTATTTCTATTCTGAATCTGTAGTCGAAAGCTCGCCAACAGGAAGACCGCTTTCGCAAACCAAACCGGAACCGATTTCCAGGGGCATCCCATTACTTTTGGCTATGAGATGA
- a CDS encoding RHS repeat-associated core domain-containing protein produces the protein MNASGEVKKYTVTTSWQNGATAETMSQDGTFAAGQLVKNSVTDEDGNTTSEFKNGKGQTLMVRKGNTETYYVYNKYDHLAFVIPPLASTAALDQTALNTLCYQYKYDSKSRQIAKKLPGKDWEYFVYDKMSRIVMSQDANMGASKQWLFTKYDQFGRVVYTGIYTGSQYYGNAGRETEQNTMNAVTVQTESRNAGGFNASGLTAYYTNTVYPTSFTKILSINYYDTYPTGSVARPSQVFGKNTIGDDLSQNINTKNLPTASYVKNIEDDSWTKNYIWYDEKARAIGTHSVNHLGGSTRTETELDFAGVVLQSKTYHKRLSSDTEKVITQNFEYDAQNRLKKQWHTVDGNLPELLAENSYNELSRLANKTVGNNLQSIDYTYNIRGALTKVNDPSATGKLFGYELKYYLPASTETGKRTGNIAEVLWKTASDQVLRKYAYQYDALNRMTSGTFTEPNASVPQNGFYNETATYDLGGNITALQRNGKNALNALALIDNLSYSYTGNRLNSVTDASADYNGYPDASGNTIAYDDNGNMKDHLDKWILQIDYNFLNLPDYVKFNQTYLVRDDWSGMEEFRNITTRYTYRSDGTKLNKIYTYGVGKSSAEAYRITEYLDGFQYQAEGSLLSAPALKFVPTSEGYYDFEKNKYIYSYTDHLGNVRLSYTKNGSGTEIIEENNYYPFGLKHQGYNQTLGNPSYQYEYSGKELQQETGWNDFGARMYMSDIGRWGVIDPLAETTTRVTPYNYALNNPVMFIDPDGRKAMYMGPEYELFGVENIGIINQLNQMIYNRFGSFTSFLGDGMPFNTGASSGGGGGSDIGTSATYDQAIAFLYFGNIDFSQFTEGDPPGNALSRFRDRTSNWVQDNIREPLSDWFDNNTRNIFALDAAGQARMDDFRAQSSKHMRDYVGGAIKSGAEYGIVGSGMGTGHVGAFSNKFSLENRIANFAKKKGIYSGQKGLHKDYKAIIEGFYQQMKAGKSIRPGAGFTTYDGRIVLTDGNHRMNAAIRYALETGDVKYIQMILKGIPKQPVDLRNYNIQMRNFPTK, from the coding sequence ATGAACGCTTCAGGAGAAGTGAAAAAATATACCGTAACCACTTCATGGCAGAACGGAGCTACTGCAGAAACCATGAGCCAGGACGGAACTTTTGCAGCAGGACAGTTGGTGAAAAATTCCGTAACCGATGAAGACGGGAACACTACTTCCGAATTTAAAAACGGAAAAGGGCAAACCCTTATGGTGAGAAAAGGAAATACAGAGACCTATTATGTGTATAACAAATATGATCACCTGGCTTTTGTGATTCCGCCGCTTGCCTCTACTGCTGCATTAGATCAAACCGCTCTTAATACCCTGTGCTACCAGTATAAATATGACAGCAAAAGCAGGCAGATAGCCAAAAAATTACCGGGAAAAGACTGGGAGTATTTTGTGTATGATAAAATGAGCAGAATAGTAATGTCCCAGGATGCCAATATGGGAGCTTCCAAACAATGGCTTTTCACCAAATACGATCAGTTCGGACGTGTGGTATATACCGGAATTTATACAGGCTCTCAATATTACGGAAATGCAGGAAGAGAAACCGAACAGAATACGATGAATGCTGTAACGGTACAGACAGAAAGCAGAAATGCAGGAGGCTTTAATGCTTCGGGACTAACCGCTTATTACACCAATACCGTGTATCCTACCTCATTTACCAAAATCCTGAGCATCAACTATTACGATACCTATCCAACAGGCAGTGTCGCAAGGCCTTCCCAGGTATTCGGAAAAAATACCATTGGGGATGATCTGTCGCAGAATATCAATACCAAAAACCTGCCCACAGCTTCTTATGTAAAGAATATTGAGGACGATAGCTGGACAAAAAATTATATCTGGTATGATGAAAAAGCAAGAGCCATCGGTACCCACTCTGTTAATCATTTGGGAGGTTCTACCAGAACGGAAACTGAGCTTGATTTTGCCGGAGTGGTATTACAGAGCAAAACGTACCATAAAAGGCTGTCTTCGGATACCGAAAAGGTAATTACCCAGAATTTTGAATACGATGCCCAAAATCGTCTGAAAAAACAATGGCATACGGTAGATGGCAACTTACCGGAGCTTTTGGCGGAGAATAGCTATAACGAGCTTTCCCGGCTTGCCAATAAAACCGTAGGAAACAACCTGCAAAGCATCGATTATACTTACAATATCAGAGGAGCTCTTACAAAAGTGAATGACCCTTCCGCTACAGGAAAATTATTCGGATATGAGCTGAAATATTATCTTCCGGCAAGCACGGAAACAGGAAAAAGAACCGGCAATATTGCCGAAGTGCTGTGGAAAACAGCCAGTGACCAGGTACTGAGAAAATATGCTTATCAATATGACGCGCTTAACAGGATGACTTCGGGAACCTTTACCGAACCCAATGCTTCAGTGCCTCAAAACGGGTTTTATAACGAAACGGCAACCTACGATCTGGGCGGAAACATTACGGCATTACAGAGAAACGGAAAAAATGCCCTGAATGCCTTAGCCCTCATCGACAACCTCTCTTACAGCTATACCGGGAACAGGCTGAACTCCGTAACAGATGCTTCGGCAGATTACAATGGCTATCCCGATGCTTCAGGAAACACCATTGCCTATGATGATAACGGAAACATGAAAGATCATCTCGATAAATGGATATTACAGATTGATTATAATTTCCTGAATCTTCCGGATTATGTAAAGTTTAACCAGACGTATTTGGTAAGGGATGACTGGTCTGGCATGGAAGAGTTCCGTAATATAACGACCCGCTATACCTACAGGAGTGACGGGACAAAGCTTAACAAAATCTACACCTATGGGGTAGGAAAAAGCAGCGCGGAAGCCTACAGGATTACAGAATATCTTGATGGTTTCCAGTACCAGGCAGAAGGAAGCTTATTGTCTGCACCGGCATTAAAATTTGTCCCGACTTCGGAAGGCTATTATGATTTTGAAAAAAACAAGTATATTTACAGCTATACAGATCATTTAGGAAATGTGAGGTTGAGCTATACCAAGAATGGCTCAGGAACAGAGATCATTGAAGAAAATAACTATTATCCTTTTGGGTTAAAGCATCAAGGTTATAACCAAACCTTAGGAAATCCCTCATATCAATATGAATATTCTGGTAAAGAACTACAGCAGGAAACCGGCTGGAATGATTTCGGGGCAAGAATGTATATGTCTGATATCGGGAGATGGGGCGTTATCGATCCCTTAGCTGAAACTACGACAAGAGTTACGCCTTACAATTATGCGTTGAATAATCCTGTGATGTTTATTGATCCTGACGGAAGAAAGGCGATGTACATGGGACCGGAGTATGAACTTTTCGGGGTGGAAAACATTGGGATTATCAACCAGCTCAACCAAATGATTTATAATAGATTTGGATCGTTCACATCATTTTTAGGAGATGGTATGCCTTTTAATACTGGGGCTAGTAGTGGAGGCGGTGGCGGAAGTGACATTGGAACATCAGCCACTTATGATCAAGCAATTGCCTTTCTTTATTTTGGTAATATTGATTTCTCGCAGTTTACAGAGGGTGATCCACCAGGCAACGCTTTAAGCAGATTTAGAGACAGAACATCAAATTGGGTACAAGATAATATTAGAGAACCTTTGTCCGATTGGTTTGATAACAACACCAGAAATATTTTTGCCCTTGATGCTGCAGGACAAGCAAGAATGGATGATTTTAGAGCGCAGTCATCAAAACATATGCGTGATTATGTAGGAGGTGCAATCAAGTCTGGTGCAGAATATGGCATTGTAGGTTCTGGAATGGGAACAGGGCATGTTGGTGCGTTTTCTAATAAATTTTCTCTGGAAAATAGGATTGCTAATTTTGCGAAGAAAAAGGGAATTTACAGTGGACAAAAGGGGCTACATAAAGATTATAAAGCCATAATTGAAGGGTTTTATCAGCAGATGAAAGCAGGGAAATCTATCAGACCAGGAGCGGGCTTTACTACTTATGACGGAAGAATAGTTTTAACAGATGGGAATCATCGTATGAATGCAGCAATTAGATATGCGCTAGAAACGGGAGATGTAAAATACATACAGATGATTCTAAAAGGGATCCCAAAGCAACCAGTTGATTTAAGAAATTACAATATACAAATGAGGAACTTTCCTACAAAATAA
- a CDS encoding RHS repeat-associated core domain-containing protein, with protein MSYFKNTNGSTEVLEENNLYPFGLKHNGYNTLAGNPSYKYQYNGKELQEETGWNDFGARMYMSDIARWGVIDPLAETTTRVTPYNYALNNPVMFIDPDGRKAMYMGPEYDLFGMENIGIINQLNQMIYNRFGSFTSFLGDGMPFNTGASNGGGGGLTFGQTAAYRALMSGQATSITNRSGNLQWATLDDSDSEMYYDSDGMATGSTGGVTMHSVKLEDKNAKFLEDLAKRLGALGFGNDIKTQLIEYGVRQNAGLTYKEFKTLNGVAQELRILGALGQNGSRYLKIAKGLGNVVTVATTGYTVYRTYDYYVNKNGDDWKVGAKAALDVTMTVVGLLGPVGFGISATYFVLDAATDGFGGFGKIE; from the coding sequence TTGAGCTACTTTAAAAACACCAATGGCAGCACAGAAGTTCTTGAAGAAAACAATTTATATCCTTTTGGGCTGAAACATAACGGATACAATACATTAGCAGGTAATCCTTCTTATAAATACCAGTACAATGGTAAAGAATTGCAGGAAGAAACCGGCTGGAATGATTTCGGGGCAAGAATGTATATGAGTGATATTGCACGTTGGGGCGTTATCGATCCCTTAGCTGAAACTACGACAAGAGTTACTCCTTACAATTATGCATTGAATAATCCTGTGATGTTTATTGATCCTGACGGAAGAAAGGCAATGTACATGGGACCGGAGTATGATCTTTTCGGGATGGAAAACATTGGGATTATCAACCAGCTCAACCAAATGATTTATAATCGATTTGGCTCATTCACATCATTTTTAGGAGATGGTATGCCTTTTAATACTGGGGCTAGTAATGGCGGTGGTGGAGGATTAACCTTTGGTCAAACTGCTGCATATAGAGCTTTAATGTCTGGACAAGCTACAAGTATTACGAATCGTTCCGGAAATTTACAATGGGCTACTTTAGATGATTCAGATTCTGAAATGTATTATGATTCTGATGGTATGGCAACTGGTTCAACAGGAGGTGTGACTATGCATTCTGTTAAATTGGAAGATAAAAATGCTAAATTTTTGGAAGACTTAGCAAAAAGACTGGGAGCTTTAGGATTTGGCAATGACATAAAGACTCAACTCATTGAATATGGAGTAAGGCAAAATGCAGGCTTGACATATAAAGAATTTAAGACATTAAATGGAGTAGCTCAAGAGTTAAGAATTTTAGGTGCGTTAGGACAAAATGGTAGCAGATATCTTAAAATTGCAAAAGGATTAGGAAATGTTGTTACTGTTGCCACTACAGGTTATACAGTATATAGAACCTATGATTATTATGTAAATAAAAATGGAGACGATTGGAAAGTAGGTGCAAAAGCAGCATTAGATGTTACTATGACTGTCGTCGGACTTTTAGGACCTGTTGGTTTTGGTATTAGTGCTACTTATTTTGTATTGGATGCAGCTACAGATGGGTTTGGCGGTTTTGGTAAAATTGAATAA
- a CDS encoding RHS repeat-associated core domain-containing protein, translating to MSIYSAEVLEENNYYPFGLKHQGYNPTNGNPSYKYQYSGKELQQETGWNDFGARMYMSDIARWGVIDPLAETTTRVTPYNYALNNPVMFIDPDGRRAVYMGPEHDLFGVENIGERSVNNYKIIK from the coding sequence ATTTCAATATATAGCGCAGAAGTTCTTGAAGAAAACAACTATTACCCTTTTGGATTAAAACATCAAGGTTATAACCCGACCAACGGAAATCCTTCCTACAAATACCAGTACAGCGGCAAAGAATTACAACAGGAAACCGGGTGGAATGATTTCGGGGCAAGGATGTATATGAGCGATATTGCACGTTGGGGCGTTATCGATCCATTGGCTGAAACTACGACAAGAGTTACGCCTTACAATTATGCATTGAATAATCCCGTGATGTTTATTGATCCTGACGGAAGGAGGGCGGTGTACATGGGACCGGAGCATGATCTTTTCGGGGTGGAAAACATTGGGGAGAGGTCAGTCAATAATTACAAGATTATTAAATAA